The genomic interval GGCCATCTCGCCGACGAGGGTCTTCCCCGTCGCGGTCGCCGAGACGATGAGCTGATCCTGCCCGTCGGTCGCGCCGTGCTCCACAGCGAGACTCTGGACCGGCAGCAGAGTGTCGAACCGGGACTCCAGATGGTCCTGGATACCGGGGTGCAACGACAGCGAGTCCGTCGGCACCAGTTCGACATCGTCGACGGTCGCGGAGATCTCGTCGAACTTCGTGAGGTCGGGGTCCAAGTTCCCCGAGAGGAGATTCGAGATGCGGTCCAGGTCCTGGACCTCCAGCATGAGTTCTTCGAGGCGCTCGCGCGCCTCACCGGTTATGGTGCCTTCGAAGGCGAGTTCGCGGTCCAGCTCTTCGCGGGCACAGTCGGGGCAGATACTCTCCCCGTCGGTGTGGATCTCCGTCTCGCTCGTGATCGGGGAGTACCGGCCGGCGTTGGCGCAGTACCGACAGGTCCGGACGACTTTCGCGGACAGTTGATAGGCGTCGAACAGCCGCCGGGCCTGGTCGCGGGCCCGCCTGGAGGTCTGCTCGGAGATACGCAGTCGGGCCGCCCGCCGGGCGAGTTCGACGAACTGGTCGGGTGATCGCAGGTCCTCGTCGGTGCCTTCCTTGATGCGGAGCCGGCGGGGTCGCGGCCCCGCGTCGGTCTCCTTGACTTCGAGGACGCCGTGGAACAGCCGTTCCCCGTCACGTTCGGCGACGACCGTGTACTCCTCGCCGCGCTCGTGGAGAAACAGCGTATCGACCTGTGCAGCCTGCTGGGACACGGCTGTGTGTACGACGCGGCCCCTACTTCAGTCACTCGGGACGCCTCCACGGCGACTTTAAGTCGGTCGGCCGACAACACGATCATATGCGCCGGTTCCGAATCGGCAGTGCGTTCGGCATCCCGATCCAGCTCGATCTGACCTTCCTGCTGGTCCTGCCGCTGTTCGCCTGGATCATCGGGACACAGGTCGGCGAGACCGCCGACCTCCTCAACGACGTGCTCGGCGCCGGGCTGGAGCCGTCGGTTCTCACCGTCGGCTCGCTGGTCTGGGTGCTGGGCGTGGCCGCCGCCGTCGGTCTGTTCTCGGGTGTCGTGTTGCACGAACTGGGTCACTCGCTCGTGGCCATGCGCTACGGCTTCCCGATCGACTCGATCACGCTGTGGCTCTTTGGCGGGATCGCACAGCTCACCGAGATGCCCGACGACTGGAAGCAGGAACTGGCCATCGCCGTCGCCGGTCCGATCGTCAGCGTGCTCCTCGGGGGCCTCTCGTACGTCGCGTTCGCGGTCCTGCCCGCGACGGAGTCGACGCTGCTCCAGTCGGTCCGGTTCGTCCTCGCGTATCTCGCCGTGATGAACCTCGCGCTGGCCGTGTTCAACATGCTCCCGGGGTTTCCCATGGACGGCGGCCGCGTCCTCCGGGCCTTGCTCGCTCGCACCCGGCCGTACGCCCGGGCGACCGAGATCGCCGCCGAGGTCGGGAAGGTGTTCGCCATCTTCCTGGGCCTGTTCGGGCTGTTCGTCGTCGGCAACATCTTCCTGGCCGGGCTGGCCTTCTTCATCTACATCGGCGCGGCCGGCGAGGCCCGCCAGACCTCGATGGCGGCGGCCTTCGAGGGTGTCACCGTCGGCGACGTGATGACCCCCGCCGACCGCGTGACGACGGTCACCCCCGACCAGTCGGTCCGGGACCTCATCCGGACGATGTTCGCCGAGCGCCACACCGGCTACCCGGTCGAGCGCGACGGCGAGGTCGTCGGCCTGGTCGCCCTGGAGGACGCCCGCGCCGTCCGCGAGGTCGAACGGGACGCCTACACCGTCGGCGACGTGATGACGACCGACCTCGTGACCGTCTCCCCGACGACCGACGTGATGGACGCGCTGACTCAACTGCAGGACAACTCCGTCGGCCGCCTGCTCGTCACCGACGAGGACGGCGCCTTCCAGGGGTTGCTCACCCGTTCGGACATCATGACCGCGCTCTCGATCATCAAATCGAGCGGCGACTACGCGCCAGCCGCCGGCGAGCGCGGTTCCCTCCGGCCGAAACCCTGACCCCGATCAGCAGACCCGCGAGCGCGGATCGTGCTCGCCCGCCGGGCGAGCGGT from Haloarcula pelagica carries:
- a CDS encoding site-2 protease family protein, which gives rise to MRRFRIGSAFGIPIQLDLTFLLVLPLFAWIIGTQVGETADLLNDVLGAGLEPSVLTVGSLVWVLGVAAAVGLFSGVVLHELGHSLVAMRYGFPIDSITLWLFGGIAQLTEMPDDWKQELAIAVAGPIVSVLLGGLSYVAFAVLPATESTLLQSVRFVLAYLAVMNLALAVFNMLPGFPMDGGRVLRALLARTRPYARATEIAAEVGKVFAIFLGLFGLFVVGNIFLAGLAFFIYIGAAGEARQTSMAAAFEGVTVGDVMTPADRVTTVTPDQSVRDLIRTMFAERHTGYPVERDGEVVGLVALEDARAVREVERDAYTVGDVMTTDLVTVSPTTDVMDALTQLQDNSVGRLLVTDEDGAFQGLLTRSDIMTALSIIKSSGDYAPAAGERGSLRPKP